The Ananas comosus cultivar F153 linkage group 2, ASM154086v1, whole genome shotgun sequence genome contains a region encoding:
- the LOC109706838 gene encoding beta-1,3-galactosyltransferase pvg3-like — MVVHKTQVLPLSSDVPVSAAVTKKPLSVFPKPSFAAGVLLLLPFFLLAFIYLFLFPQEFQLQSFIASCNPIAASSYVGSSDALTTRVTREPDFRLLIGVLTRADLYERRHLLRLVYALQMANLTAHVDVRYVFCRLYKDDQRILVPLEIMQHDDIIILDCEENLNDGKTYTYFSSIAKLYGGGSGAEGGRRPPYDYVMKADDDLFVRLLTLIESLRPMPRDDMYYGAVIPCDSMDPFRDYMSGMGYILSWDLVEWIGSSEAVRNKSAGVEDMLTGEWLRTAGKGKNRFNAKPAMYDFPIPVPIDACSHGFVPDTVAVHRLKDNPKWATTLKYFNFTQGLKPSKFYRID; from the exons TCGCCGCcggcgtcctcctcctcctccccttcttcctcctcgccttcatctacctcttcctcttcccccagGAGTTCCAGCTCCAGTCCTTCATTGCCTCCTGCAACCCCATCGCCGCCTCCTCCTACGTCGGCTCCTCCGACGCCCTGACCACTCGCGTCACTCGCGAGCCCGACTTCCGCCTCCTTATCGGTGTCCTCACCCGCGCCGACCTCTACGAGCGGCgccacctcctccgcctcgtCTACGCCCTCCAGATGGCCAACCTCACCGCGCACGTCGACGTCCGCTACGTCTTCTGCCGGCTCTACAAGGACGACCAGCGCATCCTCGTCCCTCTCGAGATCATGCA GCACGACGACATCATTATCCTCGACTGCGAGGAGAACCTCAACGACGGGAAGACCTACACCTACTTCTCGAGCATCGCGAAGCTCtacggcggcggcagcggggcCGAGGGCGGCCGACGGCCGCCGTACGACTACGTCATGAAGGCGGACGACGACCTATTCGTGCGGCTCCTGACGCTGATCGAGTCGCTGCGGCCGATGCCGCGGGACGACATGTACTACGGCGCCGTGATCCCCTGCGATAGCATGGACCCGTTCCGAGACTACATGTCGGGGATGGGGTACATCCTGTCGTGGGACCTGGTGGAGTGGATCGGGTCATCGGAGGCGGTGCGGAACAAGTCGGCGGGCGTCGAGGACATGCTCACCGGAGAGTGGCTGCGCACGGCGGGGAAGGGGAAGAACCGGTTCAACGCGAAGCCGGCCATGTACGACTTCCCTATACCAGTGCCGATCGACGCGTGCTCGCACGGCTTCGTCCCCGACACCGTCGCCGTCCACCGGCTCAAGGACAACCCCAAATGGGCCACCACCTTGAAGTACTTCAACTTCACCCAGGGTTTGAAACCATCCAAGTTTTATCGTATAGATTAA